From Microcystis aeruginosa NIES-2549, a single genomic window includes:
- a CDS encoding polysaccharide pyruvyl transferase family protein, with protein MPNLSTPQDVKDALHQSLSVLRSLEECALLDYPNYSNLGDHLIWLGDILYLSKTAKIKIKYTAHANSFSEDDLERKAGKSPIIFTGGGNLGDLWAKYQNCREKIIARYHDRPIFILPQSIYFKSQENLQKTAKIFNSHPDLTIFVRDDYSYAIAGEHFGNCRIIKAPDMAFEMVNLPALPNITATKNSILYIDRVDTERNSAFSASKLEIPDLVVEDWISLQWMNKLPEKWVYIPGLARLIREGWQRGLATPNQWLSRQKWELFHPYASVFKDIDNPRLHQKSWSLMHSGIYQLKQYPIVITNRLHVHILCLLLDIPHLVFPGSYYKIKAFYDTWTHQIPIAKLVEDPLQTKVALQELHNRLG; from the coding sequence ATGCCTAATTTGTCAACTCCACAGGATGTAAAAGATGCTTTACATCAATCTTTGTCTGTACTCCGTTCCCTCGAAGAATGTGCATTGTTAGATTATCCGAACTATTCTAATCTTGGAGATCATTTAATCTGGTTAGGGGACATTCTCTATTTAAGTAAAACTGCGAAAATTAAAATTAAATATACTGCCCATGCTAATAGTTTTTCTGAGGATGATCTAGAGCGTAAAGCAGGGAAATCTCCGATTATTTTTACTGGAGGTGGAAATCTAGGAGATCTCTGGGCAAAGTATCAAAATTGTCGGGAAAAAATTATTGCCAGATACCATGATCGACCTATCTTTATTTTACCCCAGTCCATCTATTTTAAATCCCAGGAAAATCTACAAAAAACTGCCAAAATTTTCAACTCCCATCCCGATTTAACCATTTTTGTCCGCGACGATTATAGCTATGCTATCGCCGGGGAACATTTTGGCAATTGTCGCATTATTAAAGCCCCGGATATGGCTTTTGAAATGGTTAATTTACCTGCCCTGCCTAATATTACAGCGACTAAGAACTCAATTCTCTATATCGATCGAGTAGATACAGAGAGAAATTCGGCTTTTTCTGCCTCTAAGCTAGAGATTCCCGATTTAGTAGTGGAAGATTGGATATCCCTTCAATGGATGAATAAACTGCCCGAAAAATGGGTTTATATCCCCGGATTGGCTAGACTTATACGCGAGGGTTGGCAACGAGGATTAGCTACTCCTAATCAATGGCTTTCTCGCCAAAAATGGGAACTTTTTCATCCCTACGCTTCTGTCTTTAAGGACATAGATAATCCTCGTCTCCATCAGAAATCATGGAGTTTAATGCACAGTGGCATCTATCAATTAAAACAATATCCGATCGTGATTACTAATCGTCTTCATGTTCATATTTTATGTCTGCTGCTTGATATTCCCCATCTTGTCTTTCCAGGCTCTTACTATAAAATTAAGGCCTTTTACGACACTTGGACTCATCAAATTCCTATCGCTAAATTAGTTGAAGACCCTCTACAGACTAAAGTAGCCCTCCAAGAACTGCACAATCGTCTAGGTTAA
- a CDS encoding Npun_R2821/Npun_R2822 family protein: MLSKGIYTLANDTVYDQLVALLNSIEKNIGSDIPVCVIPYNDRLEKTKKEIDSRPQVTLFNNSQSLARWDGFVNEVWEYHSQASKPLERPAWYKGFVHRKFAAFDGDFDRFVFFDADSLAMKPLDKIFEKLDVYDLVFDDWEHNKKRFSTELDLEAIKQATGLSEADIRPKLHCDSFFGSKSGLFSPAEMDVLKERLTKKKEIQWVYDRCWWSSSALFSYLTFHTNYSMFNFTLSPNGQDRTGNCADADPFVEIDGILYNQEGLKPIHRIHYMNYSSAGFTRLCQGEDIDIRYRDTFIHYRFLKNPEQKPDNFQSPSPLTKVNRKLNKMISKAKRFFS, encoded by the coding sequence ATGCTCTCAAAAGGAATATATACTTTAGCCAATGACACTGTTTATGACCAATTGGTTGCACTGCTTAACAGTATTGAAAAGAATATTGGTTCCGATATTCCTGTCTGTGTAATTCCCTATAATGATCGCCTAGAAAAGACTAAAAAAGAAATTGATTCTCGACCCCAAGTAACTCTTTTTAATAATTCTCAATCTCTCGCTAGATGGGATGGTTTTGTTAACGAGGTATGGGAGTATCATTCCCAAGCGTCAAAACCCTTAGAGCGTCCCGCTTGGTATAAGGGTTTTGTGCATCGTAAATTTGCGGCTTTTGACGGTGATTTTGATAGATTTGTCTTTTTTGATGCCGATAGTTTAGCAATGAAACCCTTAGATAAAATTTTTGAAAAGCTCGATGTTTATGATCTAGTTTTTGATGATTGGGAACACAACAAAAAAAGATTTTCGACAGAATTGGATTTGGAAGCGATCAAACAAGCGACTGGTTTATCAGAGGCTGATATTCGCCCTAAACTTCATTGTGACAGTTTTTTTGGTTCTAAATCTGGGCTTTTTTCCCCCGCAGAAATGGATGTACTCAAGGAAAGGTTAACCAAGAAAAAAGAGATTCAATGGGTGTATGATCGCTGTTGGTGGTCTAGTTCGGCACTGTTCAGTTATCTGACGTTCCACACTAACTATTCCATGTTTAACTTTACTCTAAGTCCTAATGGTCAAGACAGGACAGGGAACTGTGCAGATGCGGATCCCTTTGTGGAAATTGATGGCATTCTTTATAATCAAGAAGGACTCAAACCTATTCATAGGATTCACTATATGAATTATTCTTCAGCTGGATTTACTCGTTTATGTCAGGGGGAAGATATAGATATTCGTTATCGAGATACGTTTATACACTATCGTTTTCTCAAAAATCCTGAACAAAAACCCGATAATTTTCAGTCACCGAGTCCCTTAACTAAAGTAAATCGAAAACTAAATAAAATGATCAGTAAAGCGAAAAGATTTTTTTCCTGA